The DNA window TAAATAACTTTATTAATTAACAGTAGTTTGACTGATCAACATTCAAAGCATAAAGTTATAATTAAATTTCCACACACctttattaaatcaaacattcaaatttccaatttactatatattatatatactttCCTGCACCCGCTGCCACCACCAGGTAGATAGATAATTCAAAACATGAGTATTGAAGAGCGTCCCCAAAATAAGGCAAAGATCTACCCAACCACAAGTGCAACCTCTCAAGGTGATTTTCATTTAATCTCTTTCTCATACCACAAACAAAATTTCACTTTTATGATCTCTTATTATAGTATCTAAATTATTTATACGTGTAGCATAGCATATGCATGAATTGATCATATATGGTATTTAATACTGAGTGTTAGCTGTTGCAGAAGTGAGCAGCACTGAATGGGGTTTCATAGAGATGAGTGAACAAGAGGTGGATCTCATATGCAGAATGCACGACTTAGTTGGAGATAGGTATaccatgcatatatatatatatatatatatatatatatatatatatatatatatatatatatattcaacttttttgtttatttatatatataataaactttatttctttaaaagatTTGATTTATGGAAACTATCTACCTGCAACAGATGGAATTTGATAGCAGGTCGCATTCCGGGTCGTAAAGCCGAAGAAATTGAGAGATTCTGGATTATGAGACATGCTGATCATGCCAACAgaaatcatcaacatatagaaaaataaatttaggATTAAGACTTTTGTTTTAGTTAttcagattattattattattattataatttttggaATATGGTTTCTTCTGAAATATTTGTATTACCCCTAGTTGACAGTGTTTGAATTTTATGCATTTGACTTTTTTGTTTCTTCTAGAATTAGTGCTCCTGTATTACCATGAATCAAGGTAAGGAAAGaccaaattgattaaaaaaacaatataatgaTTCTAGAATGTTGTTACATAAGTTAGTTAAGATGTCCCTTTCAGTTAGTTAGCTAGTTTTCATTATGATTATTTGGTGTGTAAGTAACAATCCATAAGGAAATAATTAACTAGCTATGGTGATCCAAATAAAATAGGCTAATATGCTACTATAATATGCTGATGCAAGAGAAACATTTTATACTGTGTCTATTTTGAATTCAAGATAGTTATGAACTTCTCAAATGCTAATAAGGTATCAGTTGCAAAAATCTTttagtttttctttaattctcATGAATTCTTGTATTGATTCTTGCAAGTTCTgcacatcatcttcttccttttttggTTGTGCATTTTCTTCGATCAATCCTTTCATTATGCCGCTGCACCCATATCCAACTCCAAATCGTCTCTCCAATGAAACTCACGCCTCCGTTAAATGGTTTTAATAATCCGTCATAGTCAAGATCGATGCAACAATCTCTTAGCGCTAAAAACAAGCTATAATTTGTTGATTAATCTATTCAAGTTCCAAAGATTCTTGATCTAAAAAAAGTCGTGTGGAAACGATGCAGTTATCTAGTTCATTCATGGATTCTAAATTTTATTACTGAACATATCCCTCAAACTATTATGTTTCTGGAAAATTCTTTAGATGTGTGGAATGATCTTAAGTAACTTTTTTCAAAGCAAGTTGCATTCGTGTCTCCAATCGACGTGCTGAGAGAGATCAACAATCTTAAACAAGGCTCCAAATCTATACTCGATTATTTCATTGAGATGTGTGGACTTTGGAAATAACTTAACTCACACAAACCTATGTTGGTTTGTAGAGATGCATTCATTAGTGTAGATGAATCTATACGTTCAGCAAAAGTTCCGCCTTGAAAATTATATCATTCCATTTTTAACATGTTTGAATGATAGTTTTTCAATTATCAGAACCTAAGTTTAGTTAATGAAATCATTATCAACTAACAAGAGTTATTCTATAATGATTCAAGAGGAAAGTAACAAATGTTTCATTAATGAGGCGCAACAGGTTTGAATGATAGTTTTTCAGTTATCAGAACCTAAGTTTAGTTAATGAAACCATTATCAACTAACAAGATTTATTCTATAATGATTCAAGAGGAAAGTAACAAATGTTTCATTAATGAGGCGCAACAGGTTTGAATGATAGTTTTTCAGTTATCAGAAACTAAGTTTAGTTAATGAAACCATTATCAACTAACAAGAGTTATTCTATAATGATTCAAGAGGAAAGTAACAAATGTTGCATTAATGAGGAGCAACAGGTTTGAATGATAGTTTTTCAGTTATCAGAACCTAAGTTTAGTTAATGAAACCATTATCCACTAACAAGAGTTATTCTATAATGATTCAAGAGGAAAGTAACAAATGTTGCATTAATGAGGAGCAACAGGTTTGAATGATAGTTTTTCAGTTATCAAAACCTAAGTTTAGTTAATGAAACCATTATCAACTAACAAGAGTTATTCTATAATGATTCAAGAGGAAAGTAACAAATGTTGCATTAACGAGGAGCAACAGGTTTGAATGATAGTTTTTCAGTTATCAAAACCTAAGTTTAGTTAATGAAACCATTATCCACTAACAAGAGTTATTCTATAATGATTCAAGAGGAAAGTAACAAATGTTGCATTAATGAGGAGCAACAGGTTTGAATGATAGTTTTTCAGTTATCAAAACCTAAGTTTAGTTAATGAAACCATTATCCACTAACAATAGTTATTCTATAATGATTCAAGAGGAAAGTAACAAATATTGCATTAATGAGGAGCAACAGGTTTGAATGATAGTTTTTCAGTTATCAAAACCTAAGTTTAGTTAATGAAACCATTATCAACTAACAAGAGTTATTCTATAATGATTCAAGAGGAAAGTAACAAATGTTGCATTAACGAGGAGCAACAGGTTTGAATGATAGTTTTTCAGTTATCAGAACCTAAGTTTAGTTAATGAAACCATTATCAACTAACAAGAGTTATTCTATAATGATTCAAGAGGAAAGTAACAAATGTTGCATTAAGGAGGAGCAACAGGTTTGAATGATAATTTTTCAGTTATCAGAATCTAAGTTTAGTTAATGAATCCATTATCAACTAACAAGAGTTATTCTATAATGATTCAAGAGAAAAGTACCAAATGTTGCATTAATGAGGAGCAACAGGTTTGAATGATAGTTTTTCAGTTATCAAAACCTAAGTTTAGTTAATGAATCCATTATCAACTAACAAGAGTTATTCTATAATGATTCAAGAGGAAAGTAACAAATGTTGCATTAATGAGGAGCAACAGGTTTGAATGATAGTTTTTCAGTTATCAGAACCTAAGTTTAGTTAATGAAACCATTATCAACTAACAAGAGTTATTCTATAATGATTCAAGAGGAAAGTAACAAATGTTGCATTAATGAGGAGCAACAGGTTTGAATGATAGTTTTTCAGTTATCAAAACCTAAGTTTAGTTAATGAATCCATTATCAACTAACAAGAGTTATTCTATAATGATTCAAGAGGAAAGTAACAAATGTTGCATTAATGAGGAGCAACAGGTTTGAATGATAGTTTTTCAGTTATCAGAACCTAAGTTTAGTTAATGAATCCATTATCAACTAACAAGAGTTATTCTATAATGATTCAAGAGGAAAGTAACAAATGTTGCATTAATGAGGAGCAACATGTTTGAATGATAGTTTTTCAGTTATCAGAACCTAAGTTTAGTTAATGAAACCATTATCAACTAACAAGAGTTATTCTATAATGATTCAAGAGGAAAGTAACAAATGTTGCATTAATGAGGAGCAACATGTTTGAATGATAGTTTTTCAGTTATCAGAACCTAAGTTTAGTTGATGAAACCATTATCAACTAACAAGAGTTATTCTATAATGATTCAAGAGGAAAGTAACAAATGTTGCATTAATGAGGAGCAACAGGTTTGAATGATAGTTTTTCAGTTATCAGAACCTAAGTTTAGTTAATGAAACCATTATCAACTAACGAGAGTTATTCTATAACGATTCAAGAGGAAAGTAACAAATGTTGCATTAATCTCCACTCCACTTGATCACTAAGAGTTAATACTTCGTGAATAAGAGGCAAAAGATAAAAATTActcgtttttttttaaatccatCATATTGACCAAAGTGAAAGAGCTCATCTCCACCAAAATAGAAGTCAAGTCTAACTTACTGACCAATCTAAATTCATGAACCAATCCTCAGAGTTTAACTAGAATAAAAGTAGCTCGACTAAAATTACAACAGAAACCTCTGAAATAAACAGATCTATGATATGTGATAAGACTTCCACAAATAACAAAACTAGTATTACCATGATATAAATccttaaatatgaatttttactATCTTTTAGTAATACACTAATAATGTCCCATCAATAATCTTAActcaatattttttaataagtaaattttatagtaaaaaaaaaatgtcTTAAGCTATCTTCGAATATTATAAAATGAACCAAGGAGAATAGAGTGGAACAAAATGAAATATAGTGGAATaatgcataaaaaaaataaagatttaattttatcatttaaaaacttTAGgacgaaataagacaaattcttAGTTTTGCTCaaattaaaaaagaagaaaaagaaagattagTGATAGAATACAATAAAATTCATACTCAACTTCATTTGACTTCACTCCATCTAAATTAAATGATTCAAACAATAAAATCATTCTATTCTATCTCATAGTACTCTGATCCATCTAATTCAATCCTTTTAAACAAAGCCTTAGTTTAGAATAAAGAAGATTTAAGATTAAAAGACACTCACGAAAAACTTATATTTACCTCACTaaaatttctaaatttaattACTATTCTTTACGAGTAAATTGTTACTACTAAATTGTTGTATGTATGTGATTGaaaaatataatccattcattaaCATAGACATAATTAAGAACAAGCCATTAACGTGATTGGTTTCCCCTTTTCCCCGTCGTTGGTTCTATTTCTCCATCCATCTCCCTTTCATCTCATTTCCCCATGCACATTATAATTCACCACCTTCCTCTTTCCATTCCATCTTATCCAAGTTTCTTACACCAACACCATGGCCACAAACATTGCTTCTCCCAACATCCTTATCACATGTTTCCTTTTACTTTTCTGTACCTTCTCAACCTCTACTCATATTCCCTTAGATCCATTCGACATTGACCAATTCGACCTCGAAAATGCTCTTGACGAAGACAACATCTTCCTCCCAAGCCAAAATCTTCCCGAACCAGATTCTCATCCTGCTCAAGAAGCCACTTATCATCACTCCAACAATGAAgaaccaaaaacaaaaacaacaaccgaAACATCAGAAGAATCTAAACCTCTTCCTCTAACCGTTTTCCGTTTTGGTCCCATTGACCATTCGCGTTTTCCAAGACGTCCATTACCGATATCTTCCGGCCGTCATGTCCGCCAACGCTGTCATCACACTCATCATCATTATAATCCTCACCTTCCTCGGCACGAAAAGGAGGTCCAGATGACACAAATGAAAGGCTTGGATAAGGAATTTGATGCGGCAGCGAATGAGGGAGAAACGCGTGAGATTCAGGATGATTGGATGAGGTTTGAAGACAATATTGATGAACCAATATCGATATCACGGAAACGTAGCAGAGCAATGGAAAAGAGTGAGTTATTGAAGAGGATTCATACGCGTTACAATCAACTTCGTCGAGAGGAAGATGAGAAAAAGAGTAAGGATAATAATGGGTCGACGTTTGTTAAGAGGATCCGCAAGTTTTTGCAAGGCGTTTAGATTTCATGTGATATAGCAATCTAAATTGAAATACTAGTATAGTGTTAGAGGTATATATGCTAGTCCATTGAAGGATGAAGCACTACATTTTTGATTTCTTCTATTCTATTTTTGATCGTCTATGTTTATATGTAAAGTATAATGGGATGTAGATAATAAATTTGTACATGTATTGAATGCATTTGATGTAAAAATTAAACATGAATGCATGTCTTATTTTTGGGTTATTGAACTTTATTCTCGTTTTTTGTTTAGGAGTAATTTGAATTCCAATTGAATCACAATATGAATGGGGTGTTATGATTTGTGTCACGATAGGGTGCATATACAATATTCTATCAAAAGTTTGGATTCTAGATTTTGGAATGCATCTTCAAACCACATCTAAGTTACACATTTCTAATGTTTTAGAGAATGAACCATTCTATTTTgctcaaaaatatgttttaatatgcATCTATATAATAACCCTTAATTTAAAAGTAAGTGTTTTTATGCTCAATGAGgtttacggagatgcatcttcggacaGGATTTAATTGATATACCTCGCGCCTGAACCTTTCTCCTTCTTTCTTCATTTTCTACACTTTCACAAATCCTTCAACTTCGGAGctcatgaaaaagaaacaataatGCCATTTTTCAAGCTTTAACACTATTTCAACTACATTTCAATCAATTCCGGTATATTCCTTTCACTCCATTCAAGCATTCGTACAACAAATTTCTCAATCGGtaagtttttcattttctttctattttttggtTTTGATCTATGCATTAGGCAAAATAGGTTGTTTAAAATGCAATAGTTtactttgtcaaaaaaaaatgcAATAGTTTATAGTTACATTCAAAGTAAGTACTTTGTTTAGACATGCATACGAATTTGTTGGTGTTTAGAGCATTGTTTGCATTTTATGGAATTTCGGCATTATCGTGCATTTTTACGGAGATACATTTTCGaacttttcttgaattttttgtcTTCCCAGTTTCACGGATATGCATCTCCTGATTTTCTGGATTTTGCTCTTCTGTTTTACGGCGATGCATCTATGAAATTACTTGTAGTGAATTTCATATTGTTTTCTGTTTTGTATTATAGGAACAGTGGTTGATGACCATGACAAGTTAAGGCACAACCGTATCTCAACATTCACTCGTTTGTTGGGAGAGGGTAACACGCTTGAGGCCAAGAGTTTGTGCTAGTTCATTTGACGTGGAAGTGTTGACTTGATGTGGTCGTGTGTCTCACGTTTCACAGGGTCAGGTGTCTCAGGCCTCAAACTCCCGAAGGCATGTGTCTCCTACTAACCCTCCAGCTTATGAAGCCCCTGAAATGCCTACTACTGCTGATCCATTTCCTAATAATTTTCAACGAGGTCCATATGATACCTCCTTACTTCCTCTCTATGTTGAACATGCTGCTAGGCATGTGGGAAAAGGAGAggtatatttatttacttttacgATATATTTATTTCATACTAATTGAGTTGCGACTGATGttggtatatttatttttaaaggagCATGAAACGGTAAAATCTACAAAACCATTCCAAGAGTATTTTTTTACCTGGAACAAAATGCATACGCATGGTTTCAAGATTTTTTTTCATTACTTTGGGCTCACAGATTTACGCTCCACTGGGTGCATGGCCACTAACCATGCCATATTGGCAAACTTTTGTGGAGATATGGCCCAAGGAGACATTATATTTCCACATCCCTCATGGTGAGATATCTATAACCCTTGATGATATCGTGCTGTCTACAACTTTTGATTAGGGGAAAATTATTAAACCATTCCTAGATTGGCAATTTCAAGGCACTTGAATTGATGGTAAACTGATTGGGAGCTAGCCCAGGTGAGGCCTAATATGGCCTTGATGCCATGAGAGGCGTTCATGTCCAATTTTCATACATGGCTGATATGTACAAATCCAACCTGGTTGCGGCAGTGGAGGGCGAAGGTGATGACGAGAAGGTTTTGTTCCATAGACAATGTTCATTAAGATCATACTTCCTATACTTGGTTAGCACGCCAAATTttatggacaaaagtgcaacctacgtcgATGTAGTCAACATGATATACTTCAGCGATTTAGAGCAGATCCACGAATACAACATGTGGGCCGCGTATTTGGTTTATCCTTACTCCAAATTAGATGAAGCTAGTCGTTGGAAGAAAAAACATATGACTTGAAGCTTGTCTTTGAAAGACAAAAACTTTGGATAACTTTGCATGACATAACATTGTTTTCATTCTTTCAACAATAGTTAAGCTCATTCTCGTAGCCAATCCATTATGCTTGGTCATATTTTAAATAGATCTTTTATGTAGGACATCATTACTCATATGATACAATTTGAAATCTCATGAATTCTCCTTCATTGTCAGTGTGAAAACATTTTAACTTCGTACCAGTTTCTCCCTCAATAATAGCATGAAACTGTCTAAATAGTACAAACATTTGGTCTTTTGTTTTGAAGTCTTACACCAAAACCTTCATGGAATGGTCGCCAATAAAGATAACAAAATACTTTACACATCCATGAGTACTAGTAGACATTAAGGCACAAACATCATAATACAACAAATCTTAGACATTTGTTTTTGTATGTGGGGTTTCATAGAGGAATGAAGCTCTATCTGAGTTTGAATCTAAGCAATATGTACATGGCATAAGAGACAATTTAAATCCTTTCACACCTACCAATGTACCAATTTTGGATAGAATTTAAAGTACTTTTCACTTATATGTCCAAATTATTTATGTCATAGCTAAATCAAGGAGTCTTCTCTGAGAGTATTAATGCACTCATTATTGAATTTGGATTTTATCACATAAAGAGTAATTAGTTTCTTTCATTCGGCTATATTTGGAAGTTTGAAGAGGAGATGAAGGGAAGActtcaaaaattgattttttttacaaaactttAAAGAaatctttaatattttttgtaagaaattttttgtatagaatgataaaagagtgcttatcataaacatattttaatttttggaatactataacaacaaaaattatatttgaactaTTTGTCTAAGTTCTTTAAAACCCTCCAAACCTCTCctccaatattattttttagttCACCCAAATTAGAGGAATCTTGGTTTGTGAGTAAAAATAACTCCTAAAAAAGCCTACCTAATTAAATCCTTCTATTTTTTCACCCAATCGTTCCTTTTCTAAAAGTCCTCTCCTCATTTCCTCTCCAAACTCCCAAATAAAACCTTAGGCTATTACAAAGGAACTTTGTGTCAGCTTCCACTTCATGTCCCTAAACATGCTACCATAGCCTTTTACATATAGTATTCTTGTGAATATTAGATTGAGCCCATGTTGGGAACATGTCTCACATCTTTCAATGTTAGGTGGCATCATGTGTTTGTTTCTAGGAAAACATCTTATTTTTTGACAATCTTGGATCTATTCTTATTTCTCACTCTCACATGAACAAATCACTACTTTTATATGAAGAAAATAAATCTCTTTGCATAGTAAGAGTGAATGATGCATCACGATCCATGACCCATCATGTTCTATGTGATGACAAATTAACATGACCATCATTACAAACAAATATTACCTCACTTCCTTGAAACATGAGAGTGCTATGTTACTCGCAACACCATTTTCCTGTTGATCTATTTTGATCTTCCTACATCCACTCTTCATGCGACCTTTCTTGTGACAGTAGTAACATTCCATATGTACATTTTTTCTTTTCCTTAACTTCCCAATGTACGTATCCATAGATTTTACCCTTGACTTATCTCTTGTGTTGAACTTGTTGTGGATATATCTTGCTCCTTCCTACTTGGCTTTCATTGAACATATTATCTTTAACTATGTCTAATCTTAAAACACCTTGCGGTGTTAGCTAGGAGCTTAGTAGAAACAATGTTTGCAAGTCATTATCAAGCACCATATTTATATCGGTGAGTTGATTTTTCAATCTTTGAAATTTACTTAAGTGTTGAAAAACATCTTGGGCTTCTTTATACTTacggttcatcaatcatggaatagTAAAGGCTTTAATTTTTGTTATCTTATTGGCTTTGTCCCCTTATTGAAAGTGCAATTACGTTATCGTATATTATCAattatttgttttgaaatttttgtcAATTTGAGTGTATATGTTTATTCGCGTGCTTATTTGTAATTTTCTTATCATTTAGTATTCATGTGTTTGTATTTTATTCACATTTGGGTTGTATTTTTTCCGCTTCGGCTATTTTAGCGTTGTACCACTAAGACCCTTCATTACTTAATAAAATTAAAGTGTTAGATCCTTGATATTGTCCCTTTTTAAGCCTAGCAAATTGCTCTTTTGTCATTACATCGGGTGtggcttgaatcacaagttagaactCTTAGATCAAGTTGTTGAGTGACTTGATTTGGATCAGGTGGTAAGTGTCATTCAAATCAGGAACCTTATGAAAATGGGGATTTTCCTCTGGAtgatttgattcgaatcataaaATGAACCTGATTCGAATCACAACCTCATGTGACTCGAATCATGTTGTAATCCtgattcaaatcaaagctctccaTGAAGCTAAATTTAGGCTCTGCTTAAATTGACTCGAATAGAGAATTTAACTTGACTTGAATCATAATATCTTGTTATTTGAATCATGACTTCTtaacaacttcaaaaattcaaTTTCTATCTTATATTTAAATAGTTGTCTCTTTGATCCAAACACAAGTGTGTGAAATAatgtgggtgaaacccattaagaAAAAAATGTCAATTTGTCTTCTCTTCTTTAGTGTTTCTATTCCTAGCACCTTCAATCTTTCTCTTGTTCTCTAGAGCAAATGTTAATCCATGTTAGATTCACTTTTTTTTGTTTCACTTTGTTCTTGTgcaatttgttgttgttttgattgaatgagagagagagagagagagagagagagagagagagatgtgaAGTTAAGACTCTTCatccaatgtgttttgatgaagacaaagtgaaAGTCAAATAATCATGTCAAAAAGTATGAAAAAAGCTTCAAAAACAATGTATCAAATCAAGTGTCCAAGTCTTATCATGAGCAAAAGCTAGCAccaaattattcaaaattaaagtTGAAGACTAAGTATGGATCTTGATTGATAGAGGTACAAGCAtgcaattatattgataattttagTGCTCAAATTATTCTTCAACcatatttgaaccatgttaaatcacttttaaatataatttttttatcatgcttgaaccatgttaaatcactttcaaatataatctatTGACTTGAATAAATCAACTAGATGTTGCATTAAGTTGGTTCAAATAATTagacaaattttcaattttttaatttttttcaaacatgCAGTTTTTGGTAAATTGTGGCATTTTTACCTGCCATAACAGCACAAAAACCGCCACAATTTACATGcagtatttttaaatttgaaatttaaaaaatgctGCGAACTTGTTAAGTCAAGTGACCGTTTTAACAGACTTAATAAGTGTTgtacataatttaaaattatgttttttcatGAACCATTATTATTTTAAACTATTGCAAACCTTCATGAAAATGTCTCAAAATTTACCATGTTTCATAGAGGTGTTGTGCACTTATAAatgataacgcgaaaatgtatcacatatttggcttgatttacatatattatttccctattttat is part of the Vicia villosa cultivar HV-30 ecotype Madison, WI linkage group LG2, Vvil1.0, whole genome shotgun sequence genome and encodes:
- the LOC131647083 gene encoding MYB-like transcription factor ETC3, whose amino-acid sequence is MSIEERPQNKAKIYPTTSATSQEVSSTEWGFIEMSEQEVDLICRMHDLVGDRWNLIAGRIPGRKAEEIERFWIMRHADHANRNHQHIEK